In Pleomorphomonas sp. T1.2MG-36, a single window of DNA contains:
- the oppB gene encoding oligopeptide ABC transporter permease OppB: MLRFVLRRLMSAIPTIFIVVTLSFFLMRVAPGGPFNLERPLEPQTLENLKRAFLLDRPLVVQYGHYLWNLLHGDLGPSFIYRDFTVAQLIANSLPYSLTLGAWALLVAVLGGITIGSYAALRQNSVVDYAVMTVASFGITVPNFVLAPILSFVFAVVLRWLPAGGWGDGGVANLLLPVISLALPQLAVFARITRGSMIETLRADHIRTARAYGLPTRVVVIVHAMRAALVPAVSYLGPVAAAVLTGSVVVETVFGLPGVGRYFVLGALNRDYTLVMGTVVLISVFIVVFNLLVDILYAVLDPRVRYE; this comes from the coding sequence ATGTTACGTTTTGTCCTGCGACGGCTGATGTCGGCAATTCCGACCATCTTCATCGTCGTCACCTTGTCGTTTTTCCTGATGCGCGTTGCACCGGGTGGCCCGTTCAATCTCGAACGGCCGCTGGAGCCGCAGACGCTTGAGAATTTGAAGCGCGCCTTTCTGCTGGACCGGCCTCTGGTGGTTCAGTACGGCCACTATCTGTGGAACCTTCTCCATGGCGATCTTGGTCCGAGCTTCATCTATCGCGACTTCACGGTTGCCCAGTTGATCGCCAACAGCCTGCCATACTCGCTGACGCTTGGCGCCTGGGCGCTGCTCGTCGCCGTGCTGGGCGGCATCACCATCGGTTCCTATGCTGCGCTTCGGCAGAATTCCGTCGTCGACTATGCCGTGATGACAGTCGCAAGCTTTGGCATCACAGTGCCGAACTTCGTGCTGGCGCCGATCCTGTCCTTCGTGTTTGCCGTGGTGCTGCGCTGGCTGCCGGCTGGCGGTTGGGGCGACGGCGGCGTGGCCAATCTCCTGCTGCCTGTGATCTCACTGGCGCTGCCGCAGCTTGCCGTCTTTGCGCGTATCACGCGCGGTTCGATGATCGAGACGTTGCGCGCCGATCATATCCGCACCGCCCGCGCCTATGGCCTGCCGACTCGGGTGGTGGTGATCGTCCACGCCATGCGTGCAGCCCTCGTTCCCGCCGTCAGTTATCTCGGGCCTGTTGCCGCCGCCGTTTTGACCGGTTCGGTGGTGGTCGAGACCGTTTTTGGCTTGCCTGGCGTCGGCCGCTATTTCGTCCTCGGCGCTCTCAACCGCGACTACACGCTGGTGATGGGCACCGTGGTGCTGATCTCGGTGTTCATCGTGGTGTTCAATCTTCTCGTCGACATTCTCTATGCCGTTCTCGATCCGAGGGTCCGTTATGAGTGA
- a CDS encoding peptide ABC transporter substrate-binding protein: MNTPRVFRALSATLIAGSMLAVLATPSLAEVVIRRGNGGEPQTLDQAHISIDVEGFIVRDMFEGLTIYDPHGKVIPGVAESWTLSDDGTVYTFKLRADANWSDGKPVTANDFVFAYRRMEDPKEAAEYANILYPIKNAEAVNGGKAAIDTLGVKAIDDKTLEITLERPTPYFIELLAHYAALPVPSWAIEKFGGEWIKPGNIVCNGAFCLTENVPNDHITTVKNAQYWDATNVKIDKVIYNPSEDQATTERMFEAGELDVVYNFQADQKKFLEGKLGKDQVLAAPDLSSYYYVLDTRKPPFDDVRVRQAFSMAVDRDFLSEKIFSGTQMPAYSFVPDGIVGYTPAKPEWSELDQLDREDKAKELLKEAGYGDGGKPLKVDIRFNTNENHKKVATAVADMWKSLGAEVTIQNLDVKSHYAYLQEGGSFDAARCGWQADYADPENFLNLMISTNKTFNYGHYTNAKFDDLMKGSYSERDPAKRLQMLHDAEQIAMDEQGVVPLMVHASTWLVSNKVQGFAMNGVNEHLTKFLSLK, translated from the coding sequence ATGAACACCCCCCGTGTATTTCGCGCATTGTCGGCGACGTTGATCGCCGGTTCGATGCTCGCCGTGCTGGCGACGCCGTCGCTCGCCGAAGTGGTCATTCGCCGCGGCAACGGCGGCGAGCCGCAGACGCTCGATCAGGCGCATATTTCGATCGACGTCGAAGGCTTCATTGTCCGCGACATGTTCGAGGGGCTCACCATTTATGATCCGCATGGCAAGGTGATCCCGGGCGTTGCCGAGAGCTGGACGCTGTCGGACGACGGAACGGTCTATACGTTCAAGCTGCGCGCCGACGCCAACTGGTCGGACGGAAAGCCGGTTACCGCCAATGATTTCGTGTTCGCCTACCGCCGGATGGAGGATCCGAAGGAAGCGGCCGAATACGCCAACATTCTCTATCCGATCAAGAACGCCGAAGCGGTCAACGGCGGCAAGGCCGCAATCGACACGCTGGGCGTGAAGGCTATCGACGACAAGACGCTGGAAATCACCCTCGAGCGTCCGACCCCTTATTTCATCGAGCTGCTGGCTCACTATGCCGCGCTGCCGGTCCCGAGCTGGGCCATCGAGAAGTTCGGCGGCGAGTGGATCAAGCCGGGCAATATCGTCTGTAACGGCGCCTTCTGCCTGACCGAGAACGTCCCGAACGATCACATTACCACGGTCAAGAATGCCCAGTATTGGGATGCGACCAACGTCAAGATCGACAAGGTCATCTACAACCCGTCGGAAGATCAGGCGACGACCGAGCGCATGTTCGAAGCCGGCGAGCTGGATGTTGTCTATAATTTCCAGGCCGACCAGAAGAAGTTCCTCGAAGGCAAGCTCGGCAAGGATCAGGTTCTGGCTGCGCCGGACCTTTCTTCCTACTATTACGTGCTCGATACGCGTAAGCCGCCGTTCGACGACGTGCGCGTCCGTCAGGCCTTCTCGATGGCTGTCGATCGCGACTTCCTGTCGGAGAAGATCTTCTCCGGCACTCAGATGCCGGCCTATTCCTTCGTGCCGGACGGCATCGTCGGCTACACGCCGGCCAAGCCCGAGTGGTCCGAACTCGATCAGCTCGACCGCGAAGACAAGGCCAAGGAACTCTTGAAGGAAGCCGGCTACGGCGATGGCGGCAAGCCGCTCAAGGTCGATATCCGGTTCAATACCAACGAGAATCACAAGAAGGTGGCTACCGCCGTTGCCGATATGTGGAAGTCGCTGGGCGCCGAGGTGACCATCCAGAACCTCGATGTGAAGTCGCACTATGCTTATCTTCAGGAAGGTGGCTCGTTCGACGCGGCGCGTTGCGGCTGGCAGGCCGACTACGCCGATCCTGAGAACTTCCTCAACCTGATGATCAGCACCAACAAGACCTTCAACTACGGCCATTACACGAACGCCAAGTTCGATGACCTGATGAAGGGCTCTTACTCGGAGCGCGATCCCGCCAAGCGCCTGCAGATGCTGCATGATGCCGAGCAGATCGCCATGGATGAGCAGGGCGTCGTACCGCTGATGGTGCATGCCTCCACCTGGCTCGTGTCCAACAAGGTCCAGGGCTTCGCCATGAACGGCGTCAACGAGCACCTGACCAAGTTCCTGTCGCTCAAGTGA
- the puuE gene encoding allantoinase PuuE translates to MIDKTYPRDMVGYGRTPPDAAWPDGARIAVQFVVNYEEGGENCILHGDAASEAFLSEIVGAQPWPGQRHANMESIYEYGSRAGFWRLHRLFTSRAVPVTVYGVATALARVPEVVAAMKEADWEIASHGLKWIDYKDYTKEAEREHMLEAIRIHEEVTGSRPLGWYTGRASIHSTELAMEEGGFLYSSDSYADDLPYWIEGPNGPHLIIPYTLDTNDMRFATNQGFNSGDQFYTYLKDAFDVLYEEGQNGSPKMLNVGLHCRLVGRPARMAALQRFLDYVLSHDKVWVPRRIDIAWHWIAQHRPGG, encoded by the coding sequence ATGATCGACAAGACCTATCCCCGCGACATGGTCGGTTACGGCCGCACCCCTCCCGACGCGGCCTGGCCCGACGGCGCCCGCATCGCCGTGCAGTTCGTCGTCAACTACGAGGAAGGCGGCGAGAACTGCATTCTTCACGGCGACGCGGCTTCCGAGGCGTTCCTGTCGGAGATCGTCGGCGCCCAGCCCTGGCCCGGCCAGCGGCATGCCAACATGGAGTCGATCTACGAGTATGGCTCGCGCGCCGGCTTCTGGCGGCTGCATCGCCTGTTCACCTCGCGCGCCGTGCCCGTGACGGTCTATGGCGTCGCCACGGCGCTGGCCCGCGTTCCGGAGGTGGTGGCCGCCATGAAGGAGGCCGACTGGGAGATCGCCAGCCACGGCCTCAAGTGGATCGACTACAAGGACTATACCAAGGAAGCCGAGCGCGAGCACATGCTCGAGGCGATCCGGATCCACGAGGAGGTCACGGGATCGCGCCCTCTCGGCTGGTACACCGGCCGTGCCTCGATCCACTCGACCGAGCTCGCCATGGAAGAGGGGGGCTTCCTCTACTCATCGGACTCCTATGCCGACGATCTGCCCTACTGGATCGAAGGGCCGAACGGACCGCACCTCATCATTCCGTATACGCTCGATACCAACGATATGCGGTTTGCGACAAATCAAGGCTTCAACTCGGGCGATCAGTTTTACACCTACCTCAAGGACGCGTTCGACGTGCTCTACGAGGAGGGGCAGAACGGCAGCCCGAAAATGCTGAACGTCGGCCTGCACTGCCGCCTCGTCGGCCGGCCGGCCCGTATGGCCGCGCTTCAGCGCTTTCTGGACTACGTGCTGTCGCATGATAAGGTCTGGGTTCCACGCCGGATCGACATCGCATGGCACTGGATCGCCCAGCATCGGCCCGGCGGCTGA
- the pssA gene encoding CDP-diacylglycerol--serine O-phosphatidyltransferase: MPGLFPPFDPEPEAVERPRRLRRIPIRSVIPNLVTLLSLCAGLTSIRMSFEGRFEMAVYAILIAAVLDGLDGRLARYLHVTSKFGAELDSLSDFLSFGVAPPLLLFVWNFHDINSFGWVAVVLFAIAGALRLARFNTMLGEDKPTWQANFFTGVPIPAGALAVLLPVYVDRVGIDVPQAAAPAVVAYVVLIAALMVSRVPTFSGKKYGGIQREWVVPILIGVVILAMLLVSYPFHVLSILTILYLAYIPFGWRAWNRLARTHGTKEDELTLDVGGPFPDDETTP; encoded by the coding sequence ATGCCCGGACTTTTCCCGCCATTCGATCCTGAGCCGGAAGCCGTCGAGCGGCCGAGGCGGCTGCGTCGCATCCCGATCCGCAGCGTGATCCCCAACCTCGTGACGCTGCTGTCGCTGTGTGCCGGCCTGACCTCGATCCGCATGAGCTTCGAAGGCCGTTTCGAGATGGCCGTCTATGCCATCCTGATCGCCGCCGTGCTGGACGGTCTGGACGGCCGGCTCGCCCGCTACCTGCACGTCACCTCGAAGTTCGGGGCGGAGCTCGATTCCCTCAGCGACTTCCTGAGCTTCGGCGTGGCGCCGCCCCTGTTGCTCTTCGTCTGGAACTTCCACGACATCAACTCCTTCGGTTGGGTGGCCGTGGTGCTGTTCGCCATCGCCGGCGCCCTGCGTCTTGCCCGCTTCAACACCATGCTGGGCGAGGACAAGCCAACCTGGCAGGCCAACTTCTTCACCGGCGTGCCCATTCCGGCTGGCGCGCTCGCGGTTCTCCTGCCGGTTTACGTCGACCGCGTCGGTATCGACGTGCCTCAGGCGGCGGCACCGGCGGTGGTTGCCTACGTGGTGCTGATCGCAGCCCTGATGGTCAGCCGCGTGCCGACCTTCTCGGGCAAGAAATACGGTGGAATCCAGCGGGAGTGGGTCGTGCCGATCCTGATCGGCGTGGTCATCCTGGCCATGCTGCTGGTCAGCTATCCGTTCCACGTGCTGAGCATCCTGACCATTCTCTATCTCGCCTACATCCCATTCGGCTGGCGCGCCTGGAATCGGCTGGCGCGCACTCACGGCACCAAGGAAGACGAGCTGACGCTGGACGTCGGCGGTCCCTTTCCCGACGACGAGACCACGCCCTGA
- a CDS encoding phosphatidylserine decarboxylase, translating to MSVLKSIQNAVPPIHPEGHKFILVFLAGTVLLGWLFEPLFWIGLALTIWCALFFRDPVRVTPVSNSLVISPADGRISAVGLAVPPRELGLGPEPLLRICVFMNVFDVHVNRAPVTGRVVRIAYKAGKFLNAELDKASEDNERNGLVIERPDGRVVGVVQIAGLIARRILSFTREGESLTVGDRFGLIRFGSRVDVYLPATATALVSEGARAIAGETVLADIDGATKTPFVRVS from the coding sequence ATGTCGGTGCTCAAGTCGATCCAGAACGCCGTGCCGCCGATCCACCCGGAAGGGCACAAGTTCATCCTGGTTTTCCTGGCGGGCACCGTGCTGCTCGGCTGGCTGTTCGAGCCGCTGTTCTGGATCGGGCTCGCGCTCACCATCTGGTGCGCGCTGTTCTTCCGCGATCCCGTGCGGGTGACGCCTGTTTCGAATTCGCTGGTCATCTCGCCGGCCGATGGGCGCATTTCCGCCGTGGGGCTTGCCGTGCCGCCGCGCGAGCTTGGCCTCGGTCCCGAGCCGCTGTTGCGCATCTGCGTGTTCATGAACGTGTTCGACGTGCACGTGAACCGCGCACCGGTTACGGGGCGTGTGGTGCGGATCGCCTACAAGGCGGGCAAGTTCCTCAATGCCGAGCTCGACAAGGCCAGCGAGGACAACGAGCGCAACGGGCTGGTCATCGAGCGGCCGGATGGACGCGTTGTCGGCGTGGTGCAGATCGCCGGCCTCATCGCCCGCCGCATCCTGTCCTTCACCCGCGAGGGTGAAAGCCTGACCGTCGGCGACCGTTTCGGCCTCATCCGCTTCGGCTCGCGTGTCGATGTCTACCTGCCGGCGACGGCCACGGCGCTGGTGTCCGAGGGGGCGAGGGCGATCGCCGGCGAGACGGTACTCGCCGACATCGACGGCGCGACCAAGACGCCGTTCGTGCGCGTGTCCTGA
- a CDS encoding DMT family transporter, translating to MNQSPNKTGSFPVLGATYMVSAGVIFAAINVLTQWVTGTYHFSSQALAFWQYGLSLIFFVPTLLKLGAGAFRTAHPVAHIVRVVFATLGVQFFVGALAAGVPIAQVVAIDMTSPFIVIVAARLILGERIGPHRALATIVGFVGGMLILAPWSDNFSVYSLLPLGAAAMWAGSSVMTKQLAAVERPASVTVYLLALLTPINAAFLLTSSGFDVGAAFALPGGTVLWVILALAALTAAAQYLLTLAYARADASYLQTFDNVRLPLNTLAGWLVFAYAPDGYLWIGALMIIGASLYLLRTEGGKPIGTDPLPA from the coding sequence TTGAATCAGAGCCCGAACAAGACCGGTTCGTTTCCCGTGCTGGGAGCGACCTACATGGTATCGGCCGGCGTCATCTTCGCCGCCATCAATGTGCTCACCCAGTGGGTGACCGGCACCTATCACTTCTCATCGCAGGCACTCGCCTTCTGGCAGTACGGCTTGTCGCTGATCTTCTTCGTGCCCACGCTGCTGAAGCTGGGCGCCGGAGCCTTCCGTACCGCCCATCCCGTCGCCCACATCGTCCGCGTCGTCTTTGCGACCCTCGGCGTGCAGTTCTTCGTCGGCGCACTGGCCGCCGGCGTGCCGATCGCCCAGGTGGTGGCCATCGACATGACCTCGCCGTTCATCGTCATCGTGGCCGCCCGGCTCATTCTCGGCGAGCGCATCGGTCCGCATCGGGCGCTTGCCACCATCGTCGGCTTTGTCGGCGGCATGCTGATCCTGGCGCCCTGGTCGGACAACTTCTCGGTCTACAGCCTGTTGCCGCTCGGTGCGGCGGCGATGTGGGCGGGGTCGTCTGTCATGACCAAGCAACTCGCCGCGGTCGAGCGGCCGGCATCGGTCACGGTCTACCTTCTGGCCCTGCTCACGCCGATCAACGCCGCCTTCCTGCTCACCTCGTCCGGTTTCGATGTCGGAGCCGCCTTCGCGCTGCCGGGAGGCACGGTGCTCTGGGTGATCTTGGCGCTCGCCGCGCTGACGGCCGCGGCGCAGTATCTCCTGACGCTCGCCTATGCGCGCGCCGACGCCTCCTACCTCCAGACCTTCGACAACGTGCGCCTGCCGCTCAACACGCTGGCCGGTTGGCTGGTGTTCGCCTATGCGCCCGATGGCTACCTCTGGATCGGGGCGCTGATGATCATTGGAGCGTCGCTTTACCTCCTGCGCACGGAGGGCGGAAAGCCGATCGGCACCGATCCGCTGCCCGCCTGA